The following proteins are encoded in a genomic region of Oryza brachyantha chromosome 11, ObraRS2, whole genome shotgun sequence:
- the LOC107305228 gene encoding uncharacterized protein LOC107305228 produces MQERFGLRPREETTMYRRPYPEWFERVVLPHRYKVPNFSKFSGQDGTSTIKHVSRFLAQCGEASAEDALKVRSFPLSLSGSAFPWFSSLPPNLVKSWADLEKQFHKYFFAGVQEMTLTDLTTVKQKIDESVHDYVQRFRNVRSRFYRLNFSDQPLAELAFQGLLGQIREKFSAQEFESLAHLAQKVSAHEIRYQEARKEKFQCRVTYLAKESSDSDIEESDIGLAQWTRNKKPVNCPWVKGAKETEKFDFDVNKADMIFDLLLQEKPIQLPAGHVIPSAKELKKKKFCKWHNSVSHHTNDCQIFRRQIQMAVKQGRFKFEETKKPMKIDGHPFPVNMVQPDISYGPSSSLRKRPGTNNITSTSMMNRYHRCFEMSQRHDGPSRYDDH; encoded by the coding sequence ATGCAGGAGCGCTTCGGCCTAAGGCCGAGAGAGGAAACAACTATGTATCGACGCCCATACCCAGAGTGGTTTGAGAGGGTGGTGTTACCACACCGGTACAAGGTACCTAATTTCTCCAAGTTCTCGGGACAAGATGGCACATCAACCATCAAGCATGTCAGCCGATTCTTGGCCCAGTGTGGCGAAGCATCGGCTGAAGATGCGCTAAAAGTGCGTTCCTTCCCGCTTTCACTGTCCGGATCGGCTTTCCCCTGGTTCTCGTCCTTGCCGCCAAATTTGGTCAAGAGCTGGGCCGATCTCGAGAAACAGTTCCACAAATACTTCTTCGCGGGGGTGCAGGAAATGACGTTGACCGATCTCACCacagtcaaacaaaaaatagatgaatcgGTCCATGACTACGTCCAGAGATTCCGCAACGTGAGAAGCCGATTCTATCGGCTAAACTTCAGCGACCAGCCGTTGGCCGAGTTGGCATTCCAGGGCTTGCTCGGCCAAATTAGGGAAAAATTCTCGGCCCAAGAATTCGAAAGTTTGGCACATCTCGCGCAAAAAGTGTCAGCCCATGAGATCCGATACCAAGAAGCCAGGAAGGAAAAGTTCCAGTGCCGCGTCACCTATCTAGCTAAAGAATCATCGGACTCCGACATCGAAGAATCTGACATAGGACTGGCACAGTGGACTAGAAATAAAAAGCCGGTAAATTGTCCCTGGGTCAAAGGGGCAAAAGAGACAGAAAAGTTTGACTTCGATGTCAACAAGGCCGACATGATCTTCGACCTCCTGCTGCAAGAGAAGCCCATCCAACTGCCAGCAGGGCATGTCATACCATCGGCTAAAGAACTGAAAAAGAAGAAGTTCTGCAAATGGCATAATTCTGTCTCTCACCACACAAACGACTGTCAGATCTTCCGACGTCAAATTCAAATGGCGGTCAAGCAAGGTCGCTTCAAGTTTGAAGAAACCAAGAAGCCGATGAAGATTGACGGACATCCGTTCCCCGTCAACATGGTCCAACCTGACATCAGCTATGGGCCAAGCAGCAGTTTGAGGAAACGTCCGGGTACAAACAATATCACCTCTACTTCAATGATGAACAGGTACCACCGGTGCTTTGAAATGAGCCAGAGGCACGACGGGCCGTCCCGATACGATGACCATTAG